Proteins encoded in a region of the bacterium genome:
- a CDS encoding UbiX family flavin prenyltransferase, whose amino-acid sequence MNKRITIAITGASGVLYSIRLLRYLMSKEFDVDLIISDAGKITCKLELGFDPEKESMTEFLASKFGASVIRGKIREFDNASIAAPMASGSVRRLAMVVIPCSMKTLSALANGSSSNLIERSADVALKENYPLIVVPRETPMNTIQIENMLKLAKVGAKIVPAMPAFYQQPATLDDLADFIAGRVLNLLGIDDHGLFNNWGN is encoded by the coding sequence GTGAATAAACGTATAACCATTGCGATTACCGGTGCCAGCGGGGTATTGTATTCCATCCGGCTTTTGCGCTACCTGATGAGCAAAGAATTTGACGTTGATCTGATTATTTCCGATGCGGGAAAGATTACCTGTAAACTCGAATTGGGTTTTGATCCTGAAAAAGAATCGATGACCGAATTTCTGGCTTCGAAATTTGGTGCGTCGGTGATACGCGGTAAAATTCGTGAGTTTGATAACGCATCGATTGCTGCGCCGATGGCGAGCGGTTCGGTAAGGCGGTTGGCGATGGTTGTTATTCCGTGTTCGATGAAAACGTTATCAGCCTTGGCGAACGGTTCGTCAAGCAATCTGATCGAACGATCGGCGGATGTTGCTCTCAAGGAGAATTACCCGTTGATCGTAGTGCCGCGCGAAACGCCGATGAATACCATTCAAATCGAAAACATGCTCAAGCTCGCAAAAGTAGGCGCGAAAATTGTACCGGCCATGCCGGCATTTTATCAACAACCGGCAACGCTGGACGATTTGGCAGATTTTATAGCAGGCCGTGTATTAAACCTGCTGGGTATCGACGATCACGGTTTATTTAACAACTGGGGCAATTGA
- a CDS encoding PBP1A family penicillin-binding protein yields MLRRKRESEEAEINNNSNHTNEPESGNGDESITVTQTRIPVNHRKKISHDQFNQPGVWKVAFKIFLSMVGIVLLSIIAFAWYFNSDLPSIEQLEVYEPKLSTKVYSVDGKVIKEFYKERRTRVPFNELPKNVVHALLATEDKRFYNHWGVDMIRFVKAAMVNTISMSSKEGFSSLTQQLARNLYFDTEKTLARKFKEVLTAIQIERRYSKQEIIEMYLTHMYFGNEAFGIQSAARIFFDKDVQELSLEESAYLIGLLQAPSYYTRNANAGERRKKIVLRRMFDEGFINEKEFNEAKDKSIVIHPRRQEDVVGIAPYFTEFVRKQLEDLQEELHINIYEDGLVVHTTLDSRAQAGAESAYQESVKEKFLNLDAFGAKVMKTNAQAFLPKYLQRDGVDQSTIKKLLADPHSVDSLAKFYGIVQSSLIALDPTNGHILAMVGGRDFTKYKLNHVTQIKRQPGSTFKPFLYTAAIDNGYSPTFKLLNQDVVLIMDNGERWTPQNYDGNRGGPTSLREALARSLNLVAVRLMQEVVPPSQVVSYAGKMGITTPLQPVDALALGVSDVIPLEMASAYGVFANKGIRVEPSAILKIEDKDGNILWQYVPKTKEVLSAETAYIMSEMMKSSIDWERGTGRWARKYGFERPAGVKTGTTQKWSDGWYIGFTPQIVTAVWVGYDTYELNLSSKNPGEVIAAPMWGRFMARAHDAMQLPVEDFEMPPGVVRLEVCQESGLLANTACPTKIKEVFNAKYQPTDPCNIHTGKIKTTKKKKGVGF; encoded by the coding sequence ATGCTACGACGAAAAAGAGAATCCGAAGAAGCGGAAATTAATAATAATTCCAACCACACTAATGAACCGGAATCCGGTAACGGCGACGAATCCATCACCGTTACTCAAACTCGGATTCCTGTCAATCACCGAAAAAAAATATCCCACGATCAATTCAATCAACCGGGTGTCTGGAAGGTGGCTTTTAAAATTTTCTTGTCAATGGTCGGTATCGTGTTGCTGAGTATCATTGCGTTTGCATGGTATTTCAATTCGGACTTGCCGTCTATCGAGCAATTGGAAGTGTATGAACCTAAATTGTCCACCAAAGTGTATTCTGTTGACGGCAAAGTCATCAAAGAGTTTTACAAAGAGCGTCGAACTCGTGTACCCTTCAATGAACTTCCTAAAAATGTTGTGCATGCGCTGCTGGCGACGGAGGATAAACGGTTTTATAATCATTGGGGCGTCGATATGATCCGTTTTGTCAAAGCGGCGATGGTTAATACGATTTCCATGAGCAGTAAAGAAGGTTTCAGTTCGCTCACACAACAATTGGCCAGAAATCTGTATTTCGATACGGAGAAGACGCTGGCGCGTAAATTTAAAGAAGTATTGACGGCTATTCAAATCGAACGGCGTTATTCGAAGCAAGAGATTATCGAAATGTACCTGACGCACATGTATTTCGGCAATGAAGCGTTTGGTATTCAGTCGGCGGCACGTATTTTTTTCGATAAAGATGTTCAGGAATTGTCGCTGGAAGAATCGGCGTATCTCATTGGATTGCTCCAGGCTCCGTCGTATTATACGCGAAATGCCAATGCCGGTGAGCGCAGAAAAAAAATTGTTTTGCGGCGAATGTTCGATGAGGGGTTTATCAACGAGAAGGAATTTAACGAAGCCAAAGACAAATCCATTGTCATTCATCCGCGCCGGCAGGAAGATGTCGTTGGTATTGCGCCGTATTTTACAGAATTCGTGCGTAAGCAACTGGAAGATCTGCAGGAAGAATTGCACATTAATATTTATGAAGACGGGTTGGTCGTGCACACCACTTTAGATTCGCGCGCACAAGCGGGCGCCGAGAGCGCATACCAGGAAAGCGTAAAAGAAAAATTTTTGAATCTCGATGCCTTCGGCGCCAAAGTTATGAAAACGAATGCGCAGGCGTTTTTACCGAAATATCTTCAGCGCGACGGCGTCGATCAAAGTACGATTAAAAAGTTGCTCGCCGATCCGCACAGCGTCGATTCACTTGCAAAGTTTTACGGCATTGTTCAATCCAGTCTTATCGCGCTTGATCCGACAAACGGCCATATTCTGGCGATGGTAGGCGGCCGCGATTTTACGAAATACAAACTTAACCACGTGACACAGATCAAACGGCAACCGGGATCGACGTTCAAACCTTTTCTGTACACTGCGGCCATCGATAATGGTTATTCTCCGACTTTCAAATTGCTTAATCAGGATGTGGTTCTGATCATGGATAACGGTGAGCGCTGGACGCCGCAAAATTACGATGGTAATCGCGGCGGTCCGACGTCGCTCCGTGAAGCACTGGCCCGTTCGCTGAATCTCGTAGCCGTGCGGCTGATGCAGGAAGTTGTGCCGCCGTCGCAGGTCGTGAGTTATGCCGGTAAAATGGGCATTACGACGCCGCTGCAACCGGTCGATGCGTTGGCGCTCGGCGTGTCCGATGTGATTCCGTTGGAAATGGCGTCGGCGTACGGCGTATTTGCCAACAAAGGCATTCGCGTAGAACCTTCGGCCATTTTGAAAATCGAAGATAAAGACGGTAACATTCTTTGGCAATACGTTCCTAAAACCAAAGAAGTCCTGAGCGCCGAGACGGCCTATATTATGAGTGAGATGATGAAATCGAGCATAGATTGGGAGCGCGGTACCGGTCGTTGGGCAAGGAAATATGGTTTCGAAAGGCCCGCCGGCGTCAAAACCGGGACGACGCAAAAATGGTCCGACGGGTGGTACATCGGCTTTACGCCGCAGATTGTAACTGCTGTGTGGGTTGGCTACGATACGTACGAACTAAATCTCAGCAGTAAAAATCCCGGAGAAGTAATTGCGGCTCCGATGTGGGGACGATTTATGGCGCGTGCGCATGATGCGATGCAATTGCCGGTTGAAGATTTTGAAATGCCGCCGGGTGTCGTCAGGCTTGAAGTGTGCCAGGAATCAGGCTTATTGGCCAATACCGCATGTCCAACTAAAATCAAAGAAGTTTTTAATGCAAAATATCAGCCTACCGATCCGTGTAATATTCACACCGGAAAAATCAAAACTACCAAAAAGAAAAAAGGCGTGGGATTTTGA
- a CDS encoding S8 family serine peptidase, whose product MKKFTGTSRQSALKKSAVQDRFENVYVVDFDDSDALNDALRRYQTDPNVDYVAINHSFNSDAVKPNDTHVDSLYWIKLVQAMDAWNLQKGSRDVLIGIIDSGIDYQHPDLSNQIWHNSGETGMDPNGHDRRTNGIDDDGNGYVDDWRGWDFVDAPGFADNGDFLEPDNDPLDDNGHGTAVAGIIGAEGNNHTGVIGLAYGCTIMPLRAGSASGFLQEDDVAQAIIYAVDNGARVINMSFGDKEFSPLMRDAIRYAYEHDVVMVASAGNDASSAYHYPSGFDETISVSATGPDDFFASFSNYGISINIAAPGVNVYSTSRGGGYTYFSGTSASAPLVSALAALIISHHPEFNAEEIKSIVETSADDIGENGWDQYYGAGRLNAFRALQIAYASIARINFPATDQGVAADTLAIVGTASGAFLKRYSVYYGVGSNPSNWILLQTTENHQIVNARLAALHMQPLAEGPYSLRLVIENKDGSIVEDRSRFFIDRSAPIISEIVIKKMIFGNGHGYLIEFQTDDPCASTVWYRSYNTVEPFKPIPINALSTKHIVFIPDQYLSGHFDIFLEARNAAGMNTLANNAGAYYELLLDDQPIEQFTFVQDTSIQLPSSYLLDHTTDLDSNGKKELVVNALNTNHGFEQVKIFEFDPIYPGKFRLKKSYDFNGIPRDAFRANGIGKILTGAGAETFIITSNHPDSLPNTIPFRDNNDFWGVRFDDVFSNNDTKMIVKNGKNFKIYRDSGGDEWKLTATLNNPTNGDNFIAIPSCSVGDFDGDGKKDLLFGDFDGDVYIYEVNGQNLDLTWQESLPLYDVNGFTAAADFDGDGKDEFIAGTHTLPFLSESQAAEQYWTFVIYKSTGDNIYEPVWQQNFYGFSSLTDFQSGVNAADIDGDGKAEIFLSLYPNLYVLSYNSTLQTYEPIWQTQTRSNTVVIDDMNGDSIKEIYFNNGHQTVAYSLNGLINPAQTPSAFAATPLDTFQVLLSWNASPSAELYKIYRGTALDSMEFAFNVTAVHTDTLDTSVTINQLYYYGITAIVSGIESDLSPVQTVRPNRKPYIVSAQASGREHVIVKFSEKMDVNKLTAVGSYELNSVGFPMTALPKKNGEEVLLTFPSITPGNYWLTVNDITDTDRTPIDTTLHSIEITIPLATPKFFLEKTIYLGNNSIDLYFSEAVTSASAGNIINYSVEPDFQTTEAAIDAVNPKTVHIKITGSHPIGAIGIRYIIKVKNLMAESGSILDETEGNTSSIVLTQNTLDHVFTYPNPYRPDEAPQGMMFANLTPTATIKIYSLNGVYINTLEETDQDGGVLWDLKDRSGNKVPSGIYYYIVESEKQKKRGKFAVVR is encoded by the coding sequence GTGAAAAAATTTACCGGAACTTCGCGGCAATCCGCATTAAAAAAATCGGCTGTTCAGGATCGTTTTGAAAACGTATACGTCGTTGATTTCGACGATTCGGATGCATTGAATGATGCTTTACGTCGTTATCAAACCGATCCCAACGTAGACTATGTTGCAATCAACCATTCATTTAATTCCGATGCCGTTAAACCGAATGATACGCACGTCGATAGCTTGTATTGGATTAAGTTGGTGCAGGCAATGGATGCCTGGAATTTACAAAAAGGATCCCGCGATGTTTTGATTGGCATCATTGATTCTGGGATTGATTACCAGCATCCGGATTTATCCAATCAGATTTGGCACAATTCCGGTGAAACGGGAATGGATCCTAACGGTCATGACCGCCGTACGAACGGAATCGATGATGATGGCAATGGATATGTCGATGATTGGCGGGGGTGGGATTTTGTGGACGCTCCCGGATTTGCCGACAACGGCGATTTTTTGGAGCCCGACAACGATCCGCTTGACGATAACGGTCATGGAACCGCCGTCGCCGGTATTATAGGTGCGGAAGGCAATAATCATACGGGCGTCATCGGATTAGCCTACGGATGTACCATAATGCCTCTGCGCGCGGGATCGGCTTCCGGTTTTCTGCAGGAAGACGACGTCGCGCAGGCAATTATTTATGCCGTCGATAACGGTGCTCGCGTCATCAATATGAGTTTTGGCGACAAAGAATTTTCCCCATTGATGCGCGATGCGATTCGATACGCCTACGAACACGACGTCGTGATGGTCGCATCCGCCGGGAACGATGCTTCGTCCGCTTATCACTATCCTTCCGGTTTCGATGAAACGATTTCCGTCAGCGCGACAGGCCCGGACGACTTTTTCGCATCGTTTTCCAATTATGGTATCTCGATCAATATCGCGGCGCCCGGTGTCAATGTTTATTCTACGTCCCGCGGAGGCGGTTATACTTATTTTTCCGGAACATCCGCCAGTGCACCGTTGGTGTCTGCGCTTGCCGCATTGATTATTTCACATCATCCGGAATTTAACGCTGAAGAAATCAAATCCATCGTTGAAACTTCCGCGGATGATATCGGTGAAAATGGCTGGGATCAATATTACGGCGCGGGACGGCTCAACGCTTTTCGCGCGTTACAGATTGCTTACGCTTCGATTGCGCGCATCAATTTTCCGGCAACCGATCAAGGCGTTGCTGCCGATACGCTTGCAATTGTCGGAACCGCTTCCGGCGCTTTTTTAAAACGATATTCCGTTTATTACGGCGTCGGCTCAAACCCATCGAATTGGATTCTGTTGCAAACCACAGAAAACCATCAAATAGTCAACGCACGTCTTGCCGCACTCCATATGCAACCGCTCGCCGAAGGACCATACAGTCTACGTCTTGTGATTGAAAATAAAGACGGCAGCATTGTCGAAGATCGTTCGCGTTTTTTTATTGATCGATCGGCTCCAATAATTTCCGAAATTGTCATAAAAAAAATGATTTTTGGAAATGGTCACGGTTATTTAATCGAATTTCAGACTGACGACCCGTGCGCCTCGACAGTTTGGTATCGCTCATACAATACCGTTGAACCGTTCAAACCGATTCCCATCAATGCGCTTTCAACCAAACACATTGTATTCATTCCGGATCAGTATTTGTCCGGTCATTTCGATATTTTTCTTGAAGCACGCAATGCCGCAGGGATGAATACTTTAGCCAATAATGCCGGCGCTTATTACGAACTTCTGCTTGATGACCAACCTATTGAACAATTTACTTTTGTTCAGGATACTTCAATACAACTCCCGTCATCGTATTTACTCGATCATACAACCGATCTTGACAGTAACGGAAAAAAAGAATTAGTTGTTAATGCTCTGAATACGAATCATGGTTTCGAACAAGTCAAAATTTTTGAATTTGATCCGATTTATCCTGGAAAATTCAGACTCAAAAAAAGCTACGACTTCAACGGAATTCCTCGTGATGCCTTTCGCGCAAATGGTATTGGAAAAATTTTAACAGGCGCCGGCGCGGAGACATTTATTATAACATCGAACCATCCGGATTCACTGCCGAATACTATCCCGTTTCGCGATAACAATGATTTCTGGGGCGTCAGATTTGATGATGTTTTTAGTAATAATGACACCAAAATGATCGTCAAAAACGGAAAAAATTTTAAAATCTACCGGGACTCCGGCGGCGATGAATGGAAATTAACCGCAACTTTGAATAATCCTACCAATGGCGATAATTTTATTGCTATTCCGTCTTGTTCTGTTGGCGATTTTGACGGCGATGGGAAAAAAGATTTGTTGTTCGGAGATTTTGACGGCGACGTTTACATTTATGAAGTAAACGGCCAGAACCTGGATTTAACATGGCAAGAATCTCTGCCTCTGTACGATGTTAACGGATTTACAGCGGCCGCTGATTTTGATGGCGACGGAAAAGATGAATTTATTGCTGGAACGCACACATTGCCGTTTCTTAGTGAATCGCAAGCTGCCGAGCAATATTGGACGTTTGTGATTTACAAATCAACCGGCGATAATATCTACGAACCTGTATGGCAGCAAAATTTTTACGGCTTCAGTTCACTAACCGACTTTCAAAGCGGCGTCAATGCAGCGGATATCGATGGTGATGGCAAAGCGGAAATTTTTCTGAGCCTGTATCCCAATTTGTATGTACTCAGCTATAACTCAACTCTTCAAACTTATGAACCGATTTGGCAGACTCAAACGCGCAGCAACACCGTTGTAATTGATGATATGAATGGCGATTCGATCAAAGAAATTTATTTTAATAACGGACATCAAACAGTTGCCTACAGCCTTAATGGACTGATCAATCCTGCGCAAACTCCGTCCGCTTTTGCCGCTACTCCGTTGGATACGTTTCAGGTGTTACTTTCATGGAATGCATCGCCTTCGGCAGAACTTTACAAAATTTATCGTGGAACGGCATTGGACAGTATGGAATTTGCATTCAATGTCACTGCCGTGCATACCGATACCCTTGACACCAGTGTGACAATCAATCAGCTATATTATTATGGTATAACAGCCATAGTTAGTGGAATCGAAAGCGATCTGAGTCCCGTTCAAACCGTACGCCCAAATCGAAAACCTTATATTGTGAGCGCGCAAGCTTCCGGCCGTGAACATGTTATCGTAAAATTTTCTGAAAAAATGGACGTCAATAAATTAACCGCCGTCGGATCGTACGAATTGAATTCGGTTGGATTTCCAATGACAGCTCTCCCGAAAAAAAACGGCGAAGAGGTTTTATTGACATTCCCGTCAATCACACCGGGCAATTACTGGCTTACGGTTAACGATATTACCGACACTGACCGTACACCGATTGATACTACGCTTCATTCTATAGAGATTACGATACCGCTAGCCACTCCGAAATTTTTTCTTGAAAAAACCATATACCTCGGAAATAATTCCATCGATCTTTATTTTAGCGAAGCGGTTACATCGGCATCAGCCGGAAATATTATCAACTACAGCGTCGAACCGGATTTTCAAACAACCGAGGCCGCCATCGATGCGGTAAATCCTAAAACTGTTCATATTAAAATTACCGGAAGTCATCCAATCGGTGCGATTGGAATTCGATACATTATTAAAGTAAAGAATCTGATGGCTGAATCCGGAAGCATCTTGGATGAAACGGAAGGCAATACTTCTTCGATTGTTTTAACTCAGAACACTCTTGATCATGTTTTTACCTATCCCAATCCTTATCGTCCGGACGAAGCGCCGCAAGGAATGATGTTCGCTAATCTGACTCCGACGGCGACCATCAAAATTTATTCACTCAACGGTGTTTATATTAACACGCTTGAAGAAACCGATCAGGATGGCGGAGTATTATGGGATTTAAAAGACCGTAGCGGTAATAAAGTTCCAAGTGGAATTTATTATTACATAGTCGAATCGGAAAAACAAAAGAAGCGCGGGAAATTTGCGGTGGTGCGGTAA